From one Bradyrhizobium sp. Ash2021 genomic stretch:
- a CDS encoding dienelactone hydrolase family protein yields the protein MLTDWRVAVMAAIFCTGVLLTCIETNAQSMSKEIASRVEIYAIPSLTISDQQFLTRDANGKPVTVAGEFRIAQGSGRLPVVVMMHGSSGVGPSIEPWAHQFNAMGISTFVIDGFSGRGLTAVGPNQALLGRLNLIIDIYRSLEILAKHPRVDPNRIVLMGFSRGGQAALYASLDRFNKLWNRSGVQFAGYIPFYPDCSTTYATDTEVAARPIRIFHGTPDDYNPVASCKRYVARLQEAKRDVVLTEYPDSQHGFDSGLLGLSTVAVSTNAQTARNCHLKEGEGGQLMNADTQAPFTYKDPCIELNPHVGGNPATAMEARKAVSDFLQALFKLE from the coding sequence ATGCTGACAGACTGGCGCGTCGCGGTTATGGCCGCGATTTTTTGTACCGGTGTTTTGCTGACCTGCATCGAAACCAACGCGCAATCGATGTCGAAGGAAATCGCCTCCCGGGTCGAGATCTACGCGATTCCGTCGCTGACCATTTCGGACCAGCAATTCCTGACCCGCGACGCCAACGGCAAACCGGTCACCGTCGCCGGCGAATTCCGCATCGCGCAAGGCAGCGGCAGGCTTCCGGTCGTTGTCATGATGCACGGTTCGAGCGGCGTCGGGCCTTCCATCGAACCGTGGGCGCACCAGTTCAATGCGATGGGGATTTCGACTTTCGTGATCGACGGTTTTTCCGGCCGCGGATTGACCGCGGTCGGCCCAAATCAGGCCCTGCTCGGCCGGCTCAATTTGATCATCGATATCTATCGCTCGCTGGAAATTCTCGCCAAACATCCGCGCGTCGACCCCAATCGCATCGTGCTGATGGGATTTTCGCGCGGCGGACAGGCCGCGCTCTACGCCAGCCTCGATCGCTTCAACAAACTCTGGAACAGGTCCGGCGTGCAGTTTGCCGGCTATATTCCGTTCTATCCGGATTGCTCCACGACCTACGCCACCGACACCGAGGTCGCGGCGCGCCCGATCCGGATCTTTCACGGCACGCCCGACGATTATAATCCGGTCGCAAGCTGCAAGCGATATGTCGCGCGGTTGCAGGAGGCCAAGCGCGACGTGGTGCTGACCGAATATCCGGACTCGCAGCACGGCTTTGACTCCGGCCTGCTCGGGCTGAGCACCGTTGCCGTGTCAACCAACGCGCAGACCGCGCGCAACTGCCACCTCAAAGAGGGCGAAGGCGGCCAGCTGATGAATGCCGATACGCAGGCGCCGTTTACCTACAAGGATCCCTGCATCGAACTCAATCCGCATGTCGGCGGCAATCCGGCGACCGCGATGGAAGCGCGCAAGGCCGTGAGCGACTTTCTGCAGGCGCTGTTCAAGCTGGAGTAG
- a CDS encoding carboxymuconolactone decarboxylase family protein, giving the protein MHQASLWMSSLAIAAAGGWFAATMFAAPATGKEPRFPQLTMDQLSEAQKPLGEQIMKVSSVGLGGPYNPMIRSPVLGQRLYDLFYYLRWQTSVPTKLNEFAILIIGRQWTSQVEWFAHAPLAAKAGLSADIIAELKEGKRPSKMAEDEAVVYDFVTELTTSKKVSDETYARAKKVFNDQQIVDLTAVSGNYVMVAMLLAMAEETVPPGKQPPFKVGEK; this is encoded by the coding sequence ATGCACCAAGCGTCACTCTGGATGTCGTCGCTCGCCATTGCCGCGGCCGGCGGCTGGTTCGCCGCCACGATGTTTGCAGCGCCCGCGACCGGCAAGGAGCCGCGCTTTCCGCAGCTCACCATGGACCAGCTCAGCGAAGCTCAAAAGCCGCTCGGCGAGCAGATCATGAAGGTGTCCAGCGTCGGCCTCGGCGGACCCTATAACCCGATGATCCGCAGCCCGGTGCTGGGCCAGCGGCTGTACGATCTGTTCTATTATCTGCGCTGGCAGACCTCGGTGCCGACCAAACTCAACGAGTTTGCGATCCTGATCATCGGGCGGCAGTGGACCTCGCAGGTCGAATGGTTCGCGCATGCGCCGCTGGCGGCAAAGGCCGGACTGTCGGCCGACATCATCGCCGAATTGAAAGAGGGCAAGCGGCCGTCGAAAATGGCCGAGGACGAGGCCGTCGTCTACGACTTCGTCACGGAATTGACGACGTCGAAGAAGGTCTCCGACGAAACCTATGCGCGGGCCAAGAAAGTATTCAACGACCAGCAGATCGTCGACCTGACCGCGGTCTCCGGCAATTACGTCATGGTCGCGATGCTGCTGGCGATGGCGGAAGAAACCGTGCCTCCGGGCAAGCAGCCGCCGTTCAAGGTGGGGGAGAAGTAG
- the blaOXA gene encoding class D beta-lactamase: MINRRHALGLLAAATILPSRSFANVSYQRSEFREDLAKRFFDLGTEGTFVGYKVDDYLIIASDKVRSGQAKLPASTFKIPNSLIALETGVVADPDKDVFKWDGVTRSIEAWNKDHTMRSAIAVSAVPVYQEIARRIGQERMQKYVDLFDYGNRDIGGGIDQFWLTGNLHIDPIQQVDFVDRLRRGVLPVSKRSQDLVRDILPVTKVGDATIRAKSGLLGAEQGKPSLGWLVGWAEKGSEQTVFAMNMDCKEPSHIAARMTVTQQCLADIAAI; encoded by the coding sequence GTGATCAATCGCCGCCATGCGCTCGGTCTTCTTGCCGCCGCGACCATCTTGCCTTCGCGCAGCTTTGCCAATGTCTCCTATCAGCGCAGCGAGTTTCGCGAGGATCTGGCAAAACGGTTTTTCGACCTCGGCACCGAAGGCACCTTCGTCGGCTACAAGGTCGACGATTATCTGATCATCGCCAGCGACAAGGTCCGATCCGGCCAGGCGAAGTTGCCGGCCTCGACCTTCAAGATCCCGAATTCGCTGATCGCGCTGGAGACCGGCGTGGTCGCGGATCCCGACAAGGACGTCTTCAAATGGGACGGGGTGACGCGCAGCATCGAGGCCTGGAACAAGGATCACACCATGCGCTCGGCGATCGCGGTCTCCGCGGTGCCGGTCTATCAGGAGATCGCGCGCCGCATCGGCCAGGAGCGCATGCAGAAATATGTCGACCTGTTCGACTACGGCAACCGCGACATCGGCGGCGGCATTGATCAGTTCTGGCTGACCGGCAATCTGCACATCGATCCGATCCAGCAGGTCGATTTCGTCGACCGGCTGCGCCGCGGCGTGTTGCCGGTGTCAAAACGCAGCCAGGATCTGGTGCGCGACATCCTGCCGGTGACGAAAGTCGGCGACGCCACCATCCGTGCCAAGAGCGGCTTGCTCGGCGCGGAGCAGGGCAAGCCGTCACTGGGCTGGCTGGTCGGCTGGGCCGAGAAGGGCTCCGAGCAGACCGTGTTCGCGATGAACATGGACTGCAAGGAGCCGAGCCATATCGCGGCACGGATGACGGTGACGCAGCAATGCCTCGCCGATATCGCTGCGATCTGA
- a CDS encoding EscU/YscU/HrcU family type III secretion system export apparatus switch protein: MSVDTRNQLAVALHYDKTGAPRVTAKGKGVIGAKIIELAKAHDIPIEENEVLAGALSNVEIGDEIPAELYKAVAEVLIFVLRLSGRVR; encoded by the coding sequence ATGAGCGTGGATACCAGAAACCAGCTCGCGGTCGCGCTGCATTACGACAAGACCGGCGCGCCGCGCGTCACCGCCAAGGGCAAGGGCGTCATCGGCGCCAAGATCATCGAACTCGCCAAAGCCCACGACATCCCGATCGAGGAGAACGAGGTTTTGGCGGGCGCGCTGTCCAATGTCGAGATCGGCGATGAAATCCCGGCCGAGCTCTATAAGGCGGTGGCGGAAGTGCTGATTTTTGTGCTGCGGCTGTCGGGCCGGGTTCGCTAG
- a CDS encoding flagellar hook-length control protein FliK codes for MAISINPVLPVIAVQEVSATAPDLALQAGSVVNAQVLKVLSADLVRIAIASLSIDVLTEVPLQEGQTLQLAVSHTQDGVRLAVVGQGADAAGLAGDAISLSPEALVDAAGNPPTITAPQRNVLTPLERAVVSAAAQGAATAQESLAPLFANLGVVTSSGGLPPKLQQAIAQVLAQQTSLDQNLAGSDIKAAFQKSGLFLEASLASGSVPSTATGVPDLKAALIVLRQTLQAVLGTTASAPTPAAVAPAVDAAAPLHAAATPSLAPDVASSPSPSPDIEEILLPQARLPIAEDIFQSGSLGRSALAAALDAGPSAGATLNLLQEALQELGNPARSLATPRDILGADVTVHTNTPPPPFRGALPTAQPIASPSIAPGAPLATAAHHLLGDTDAAIARQTLLQVASLPDRIDLSNTKIDTSTPRWNFEIPFVTPQGTAMAQFEISRDGGGETVEAGKRVWRARFSLDVEPAGPVHALVSLVGDKTSVRMWAERPATAEQLRAGAGQLSQALSRAELRPGEITIRAGVPPQAAPARAGHFLDRAL; via the coding sequence ATGGCGATATCCATCAATCCAGTGCTTCCGGTTATTGCCGTCCAGGAGGTCAGCGCGACCGCGCCCGATCTCGCGCTGCAGGCCGGCAGCGTGGTCAACGCGCAGGTCTTGAAGGTGCTCTCCGCCGATCTGGTGCGGATCGCGATCGCGAGCCTGTCGATCGACGTGCTCACGGAAGTCCCGCTGCAGGAGGGCCAGACCCTGCAGCTCGCGGTATCGCACACCCAGGATGGCGTCCGGCTCGCGGTGGTCGGGCAGGGCGCCGATGCGGCTGGCCTTGCGGGCGACGCGATATCACTTTCGCCTGAGGCGCTGGTCGATGCCGCCGGCAATCCGCCGACGATCACGGCGCCACAAAGGAACGTGCTGACGCCGCTGGAGCGCGCGGTGGTCTCGGCGGCGGCGCAGGGTGCGGCGACCGCGCAGGAAAGCCTGGCGCCGCTGTTTGCAAATCTCGGCGTGGTGACGTCGTCGGGCGGCCTGCCGCCGAAATTGCAGCAGGCGATTGCGCAGGTGCTGGCGCAGCAGACCAGCCTCGATCAAAATCTCGCCGGCAGCGATATCAAGGCGGCGTTTCAGAAGTCCGGACTCTTTCTTGAAGCCTCGCTCGCATCGGGCTCGGTCCCGTCCACCGCCACTGGCGTTCCCGATCTCAAAGCCGCGTTGATCGTGCTGCGGCAAACGCTGCAGGCGGTGCTCGGCACGACGGCCAGCGCACCAACGCCGGCAGCGGTGGCGCCGGCGGTGGACGCGGCGGCGCCGTTGCATGCGGCGGCAACACCCAGCCTTGCGCCTGACGTTGCTTCATCACCATCACCAAGCCCGGATATTGAGGAAATACTTCTGCCGCAGGCGCGGCTGCCGATCGCCGAGGATATCTTTCAATCGGGCAGCCTTGGCCGCAGCGCGCTGGCCGCCGCGCTGGATGCCGGCCCCTCGGCGGGCGCGACCTTGAATCTGCTGCAGGAAGCCTTGCAGGAACTCGGCAACCCCGCCCGATCGTTGGCGACGCCGCGCGATATTCTCGGCGCTGACGTGACCGTTCATACCAACACGCCGCCGCCGCCGTTTCGCGGCGCGCTGCCGACCGCCCAGCCGATTGCTTCGCCGTCGATCGCACCCGGCGCGCCGCTGGCTACAGCCGCGCATCATCTGCTCGGCGATACCGATGCGGCGATCGCGCGGCAAACCCTGTTGCAGGTGGCGTCGCTGCCGGACCGCATCGACCTTTCAAACACCAAAATCGACACCAGCACCCCGCGCTGGAATTTCGAGATTCCGTTCGTGACGCCGCAGGGCACGGCGATGGCACAGTTCGAAATTTCCCGCGACGGCGGCGGCGAGACCGTTGAAGCCGGCAAGCGGGTGTGGCGGGCGCGGTTTTCGCTCGACGTCGAGCCGGCCGGTCCGGTCCATGCGCTGGTATCGCTGGTCGGCGACAAGACCTCGGTGCGGATGTGGGCGGAACGGCCCGCCACCGCGGAGCAATTGCGCGCCGGCGCCGGACAGTTGAGCCAGGCGCTGAGCCGCGCCGAGCTTCGGCCCGGCGAAATCACGATCCGCGCCGGCGTCCCGCCGCAGGCCGCACCGGCCCGCGCCGGGCATTTCCTGGATCGCGCGCTATGA
- a CDS encoding ATP12 family protein: MRELFDEVAGKSPLDPQEAVRRTTRGPQRKRVYTSAGVAEADGGFAVTLDGKPIRTPSGRQVVAPTREIAEAIAAEWNAQGEMINPLTMPLTRFANSVVEAVADRVDAVADDVAKYLGTDLLFYRAGHPEALVAKEAAHWDPILFWAADTLGAHFILAEGIVHVAQPETAVAAARGAFPDDPWSISALHVVTTLTGSALLALALAHGVRDAEQVWAAAHVDEDWNIEKWGMDEEVAARRAARLVDFQAAVRILTALKP, from the coding sequence ATGCGCGAATTATTCGATGAAGTGGCGGGAAAATCCCCGCTCGATCCGCAGGAGGCTGTGCGCCGCACGACGCGTGGGCCGCAGCGCAAGCGCGTTTATACCTCGGCCGGCGTGGCCGAGGCTGATGGCGGCTTTGCGGTCACGCTCGATGGCAAGCCGATCCGCACGCCGTCCGGCCGCCAGGTGGTGGCGCCCACGCGCGAGATTGCGGAGGCGATCGCAGCCGAATGGAATGCGCAAGGCGAGATGATCAATCCCTTGACCATGCCGCTGACGCGCTTTGCCAACAGCGTCGTCGAGGCGGTAGCCGATCGGGTCGACGCGGTTGCGGACGATGTTGCAAAATATCTCGGCACCGATCTGCTGTTCTATCGCGCCGGCCATCCCGAGGCGCTGGTCGCCAAGGAAGCCGCGCATTGGGACCCGATCCTGTTTTGGGCGGCCGATACGCTGGGCGCGCATTTCATCCTCGCCGAAGGCATCGTGCATGTCGCCCAGCCGGAGACGGCGGTGGCGGCGGCGCGGGGGGCTTTCCCTGACGACCCCTGGTCGATCTCGGCGCTGCATGTGGTGACCACCCTGACCGGCTCGGCGCTGCTGGCGCTGGCGCTGGCGCATGGCGTGCGCGACGCCGAACAGGTCTGGGCCGCCGCCCATGTCGATGAGGACTGGAACATCGAGAAATGGGGCATGGACGAGGAGGTGGCGGCCCGCCGGGCCGCCCGTCTGGTCGATTTTCAGGCCGCGGTCCGCATCCTGACTGCCCTGAAGCCCTGA
- a CDS encoding amidohydrolase family protein, giving the protein MIGNLRHAARFLFLLGAAASFGVAANAQNLVLAGGSVYNSPDAAPLADAVVVTSNGVITAIGSRSEVEIPKDAQTIDCTGKTVVAGFWNSHVHFTQAAWRNAASAPVAPLEEHMREMLTKWGFTTVWDLGSDPDDSLPLRRRINAGEVAGPNIRFAGNIFPKGGHPVYLPAEIRLPEAATPEEATQMARGFMAMGMDGVKLFTGVYMGDKPVVNMDVAIARAAVDMAHAQGKPVFAHPQNRTGLETVIAADVDVLAHIVPGERYSPEQLARFKSQGTALIPTLSLFSRTLGGPSVAARLVGSGVDQLKAFSDNGGAVLFGTDVGFTEMYDTSLEYELMHRALSESQVLASLTTNPARYFKAANKGKVEQGFDADLVVLDGDPIADVGNLAKVAYTIRAGHIIYQKP; this is encoded by the coding sequence TTGATCGGGAATCTGCGCCATGCCGCGCGGTTCCTTTTCCTCCTCGGTGCGGCGGCTTCTTTTGGTGTCGCGGCAAACGCGCAGAACCTCGTTCTCGCGGGCGGCAGCGTCTATAACTCGCCGGATGCTGCCCCGCTCGCGGATGCCGTCGTGGTGACGTCCAACGGCGTCATCACCGCGATCGGCAGCCGCAGTGAGGTGGAAATCCCGAAAGACGCGCAGACCATCGATTGCACGGGAAAGACCGTCGTCGCCGGCTTCTGGAACAGCCACGTCCATTTCACACAGGCCGCATGGCGAAACGCGGCCAGCGCGCCGGTGGCGCCGCTGGAAGAGCACATGCGGGAGATGCTGACCAAATGGGGGTTCACCACCGTGTGGGACCTTGGCTCCGACCCGGACGATTCCCTGCCGCTGCGCCGCCGCATCAACGCGGGTGAAGTCGCGGGTCCCAACATCCGTTTTGCCGGCAACATCTTCCCCAAGGGCGGCCATCCCGTCTATCTGCCTGCCGAAATCCGGCTCCCCGAAGCCGCGACACCCGAGGAAGCCACGCAGATGGCGCGCGGCTTCATGGCAATGGGGATGGACGGTGTGAAGCTGTTCACCGGCGTCTATATGGGCGACAAGCCCGTGGTGAACATGGATGTCGCGATCGCCAGGGCGGCGGTCGATATGGCGCATGCACAAGGCAAGCCGGTGTTCGCCCATCCGCAAAACCGAACCGGACTGGAGACGGTGATTGCAGCAGACGTCGATGTGCTCGCCCACATCGTGCCCGGTGAACGCTACAGCCCCGAGCAACTTGCCCGGTTCAAATCGCAGGGCACCGCGTTGATTCCGACGCTGTCGCTGTTTTCCAGAACGCTCGGCGGTCCGTCGGTGGCTGCCCGGCTGGTCGGGTCCGGCGTCGACCAGCTCAAGGCATTTTCCGACAATGGCGGCGCCGTTCTGTTCGGAACCGACGTCGGCTTCACCGAAATGTATGACACCTCGCTCGAATATGAACTGATGCACCGCGCGCTCTCGGAAAGTCAGGTGCTTGCGTCGCTGACGACGAACCCGGCGCGCTACTTCAAGGCCGCGAACAAGGGCAAGGTCGAGCAGGGATTTGACGCCGATCTCGTGGTGCTCGATGGCGATCCCATCGCCGATGTCGGCAATCTCGCCAAGGTCGCCTACACCATCCGCGCGGGCCATATCATCTATCAGAAGCCGTGA
- a CDS encoding RluA family pseudouridine synthase encodes MSRRVKKPLRPAGDRPKGARPYRGSQAERAPAHRAGGKPPARFAASAPRAPKPFVPEPEKVVAEAPPLPTKVQTVVVTADETNMRVDRFLEARFPGLSFSHIQRIVRKGELRVNGKRADSKDRLEEGQSVRIPPLKLDAPKAAPGSLSEAAQKTLQALKDMILFEDADVMVLNKPQGLAVQGGSGITRNIDDMLEVMRDAKGQKPRLVHRLDKETAGCLLIAKTRFAATALTGSFRHRSARKIYWALVAGVPKPKQGRISTYLAKEESEDDTIMRIAKHGDEGASHAVTYYAVVETSATKLAWVSLKPVTGRTHQLRAHMAHIDHAIVGDPKYFNKENWQLPGGISNRLHLLARRIVIPHPRGGVIDASAPLPPHMLQSWNLLGLEAERFDPIENAPEE; translated from the coding sequence ATGAGCCGTCGCGTCAAAAAGCCTCTCCGCCCGGCGGGCGATCGCCCCAAGGGCGCGCGGCCCTATCGGGGCTCGCAGGCCGAGCGGGCGCCGGCGCATCGCGCGGGCGGCAAGCCACCGGCGCGCTTTGCGGCCTCCGCGCCGCGTGCGCCGAAACCCTTCGTGCCCGAGCCTGAAAAAGTCGTCGCCGAGGCGCCGCCGCTGCCGACCAAGGTGCAGACCGTTGTGGTGACAGCGGACGAGACCAACATGCGCGTCGACCGCTTTCTCGAGGCGCGTTTCCCCGGCCTGTCGTTTTCCCACATCCAGCGTATTGTTCGCAAAGGCGAGCTGCGCGTCAACGGCAAGCGCGCCGACAGCAAGGACCGGCTGGAGGAGGGGCAGAGTGTTCGGATTCCGCCGCTGAAGCTCGATGCGCCGAAGGCCGCGCCCGGCAGCCTGTCCGAAGCCGCGCAAAAAACGCTGCAGGCGCTCAAAGACATGATCCTGTTCGAGGACGCCGATGTCATGGTGCTGAACAAGCCGCAGGGGCTGGCGGTGCAAGGCGGCTCCGGCATCACGCGCAATATCGACGACATGCTGGAAGTAATGCGCGACGCCAAGGGCCAGAAGCCGCGGCTGGTGCACCGGCTCGACAAGGAAACCGCGGGCTGCCTCTTGATCGCGAAAACGCGGTTTGCCGCGACCGCGTTGACCGGCTCGTTCCGTCATCGCTCCGCGCGAAAAATCTACTGGGCGCTGGTCGCGGGGGTGCCGAAGCCGAAGCAAGGCCGCATCTCGACCTATCTCGCCAAGGAAGAGAGCGAGGACGACACCATCATGCGGATCGCCAAGCATGGCGACGAGGGCGCGAGCCACGCCGTGACCTATTACGCGGTCGTCGAGACATCGGCGACCAAGCTCGCCTGGGTGTCGCTGAAGCCGGTCACCGGACGGACCCATCAATTGCGCGCGCATATGGCGCATATCGATCACGCCATCGTCGGCGATCCCAAATATTTCAACAAGGAAAACTGGCAACTGCCGGGCGGCATTTCGAACCGCCTGCATCTCTTGGCGCGCCGGATCGTGATCCCGCATCCGCGCGGCGGCGTGATCGATGCCAGCGCGCCACTGCCGCCGCATATGCTGCAGTCCTGGAACCTGCTCGGACTCGAGGCCGAACGGTTCGATCCGATCGAGAACGCGCCGGAGGAATGA
- a CDS encoding sulfite exporter TauE/SafE family protein — translation MRNGARHCVSSIRFHHQSSSSVAVHCAAIESKFKRAENLMLWDVLHTSPGPILALLALFLVVAGLMKGIIGVGMPIVALPLLAMLIDVRAAVMLLSVPLILSNIPQALEGGETVECFMRLIPVLLGMMPGILVGVIVLMDGDPAVTKMIAGSVIVLGAGLALVAPRFRLRESLKTPVGVAAGFAGGALGGMAAMPGPLVFTYLVAKGLRGKEFTKEASLFLVLSSALLAIFLSSSRRFSWIDLVISTSALIPVGIGMYLGQGLRDVIPADFFKRAVLVVVLLSGLGLALLSN, via the coding sequence TTGCGCAATGGCGCGCGCCATTGCGTTTCATCAATTCGATTTCACCACCAGTCCAGTTCATCCGTTGCAGTTCATTGCGCTGCGATTGAATCCAAATTCAAGCGGGCAGAAAACCTCATGCTATGGGATGTTCTTCATACTTCTCCAGGGCCGATTCTGGCCCTCCTGGCCCTATTCCTGGTGGTCGCAGGTCTGATGAAAGGCATCATCGGCGTCGGGATGCCGATCGTAGCCCTTCCACTGCTCGCAATGCTGATCGACGTGCGTGCAGCTGTCATGCTTTTGTCTGTGCCGCTGATCCTGAGCAACATACCTCAGGCCCTTGAGGGCGGAGAAACGGTTGAATGTTTCATGCGCCTTATTCCCGTTCTGCTTGGAATGATGCCAGGCATTCTTGTCGGCGTGATTGTCCTTATGGACGGCGATCCCGCGGTCACAAAAATGATCGCTGGGTCTGTGATCGTCCTGGGGGCGGGGCTTGCGTTGGTTGCACCAAGATTTCGGTTGCGAGAAAGTCTTAAAACTCCTGTTGGTGTAGCCGCAGGTTTTGCAGGCGGCGCGCTTGGCGGTATGGCCGCAATGCCCGGGCCGCTGGTATTTACGTATCTGGTGGCGAAGGGCTTGCGTGGCAAGGAGTTCACCAAGGAAGCGTCGCTCTTCCTTGTCCTTTCGTCCGCGCTGCTGGCGATATTCCTGTCGTCGAGCCGCAGGTTCAGTTGGATCGACTTGGTGATTTCAACTAGCGCCTTGATCCCCGTGGGAATCGGAATGTATCTTGGACAAGGGCTTCGCGATGTGATCCCGGCGGATTTCTTCAAGAGAGCCGTTTTGGTCGTAGTGTTGTTGTCTGGCCTTGGGCTAGCACTCCTCTCAAATTGA